DNA from Kitasatospora viridis:
GATCACCCGGGTGGTGCCGGACTCCTGCTGGAGCAGCAGCTGGGTGTTGCGGGCGATCCGGGCGGAGAAGTCGGTCGGCAGCGCGAGCGCCTCGTCCAGCGCGTTGGTGTGCAGCGACTGGGTGTGGCCCTGGGTCGCGGCCATCGCCTCCACGCAGGTCCGGGTGACGTTGTTGAACACGTCCTGGGCGGTCAGCGACCAGCCGGAGGTCTGCGAATGGGTGCGCAGCGAGAGCGACTTGGGGTTCTTCGGGTCGAACTGCCCGACCAGCTTGGCCCAGAGCAGCCGGGCCGCGCGCAGCTTGGCGACCTCCATGAAGAAGTTCATGCCGATCGCCCAGAAGAACGACAGCCGGGGCGCGAAGGCGTCCACGTCCATCCCGGCGGCGATGCCGGCCCGCAGGTACTCGACGCCGTCGGCCAGCGTGTAGGCCAGCTCCAGGTCGGCCGTGGCCCCGGCCTCCTGGATGTGGTAGCCGGAGATGGAGATCGAGTTGTAGCGCGGCATCTTCTGCGAGGTGTACGCGAAGATGTCGGAGATGATCCGCATCGAGGGCTGCGGCGGGTAGATGTAGGTGTTGCGGACCATGAACTCCTTGAGGATGTCGTTCTGGATGGTCCCCGCGAGCTTCTCGGCCGGCACCCCCTGCTCCTCGGCCGCCACGATGTAGAGCGCCAGGACCGGCAGCACCGCGCCGTTCATGGTCATCGACACCGACATCTTGTCCAGCGGGATGCCGTCGAAGAGCTGGCGCATGTCGTAGATCGAGTCGATCGCCACGCCCGCCATGCCGACGTCGCCGGTCACCCGGGGGTGGTCGCTGTCGTAGCCGCGGTGGGTCGGCAGGTCGAAGGCGACCGACAGGCCCTTCTGACCCGCCGCCAGGTTGCGCCGGTAGAAGGCGTTGGACTCCTCGGCGGTGGAGAAGCCGGCGTACTGACGGACCGTCCAGGGCTGGTTGACGTACATCGTCGGGTACGGGCCGCGCAGGTAGGGCGCGATGCCCGGGTAGGTGCCCAGGAAGTCCACGTCGGCCAGGTCGGCCGCGGTGTAGAGCGGCTTGACGCCGATGCCCTCGGGGGTGTCCCAGAGCTGCTCGTCGAGCGGCTTGCCGGTGGCCTGCTCGAAGGCGGCCCGCCACTGCGCGGCGTCCGTCCCGCTGCCCGCGTCCGCGGCGTCGAGGTCGATCTGCGTGAAGTCGGGGATCATCGCGCCGCTCCGTCCTGGTCAACAATCCGGTCGAACACGGTGCCGAGGACGGCGACCGCGTCGCTGCCCAGGTGGACGAACTCGTCCACCCCGGCCCGCTGGTAGGCCTCGCGCTGCTCGCCGGGCTTGCCGGCCAGCAGGACCAGGCGGGCGCCGGCGCCCTTGAGCGCAGTGGCGAGCGCCTCGGCGTGCTCGGCGTACAGCTGGTCGCTGGAGCAGATGCACGCCACGGCGGCCCCGCTCGCGGCGAACTCGGCGGCCAGCGCCTGCGGTTCGGTCACGGCGGCGGGCACCGTCTCGATGCCGCCGGCCTGGAACAGGTTGGCCGCGAAGGCGGAGCGGCCGCTGTGCACGGCCGCCGGGCCGATCGAGGCCAGGAAGAGCCTGGGGCGGGCACCGGTCCCGGCCAGCACCGCGTCGGAGCGGCTGCGCAGCGCCTCGAAGGCCTCCGCCCGGCGCACCCGGGGCAGGCCGCCGCCGAGCGGCGCGGGCGCGGCCTCGCGGACCACCGGCTGCTCGGCCAGGTTCGGGAACTCGCTGACGCCGGTGATCGGCTCGCGCCGGCGGGCCAGCGCGGTGGAGCGCTTCGCCCAGGTGGCGGCGATCCGCTCGCCGACCAGGCCGGCGGCGAGGGCCTGGCGCTGACCGCCGGCCCGCTCGATCTCCTGGAACCAGGCCCAGGCGGCCCGGGCCAGCTCCTCGGTGAGCTGCTCGACGTACCAGGAGCCGCCGGCCGGGTCGATCACCCGGGCCAGGTTGGACTCCTCCAGCAGGACCGCCTGGGTGTTGCGAGCGATCCGGCGGGAGAACGCGTCGGGCAGGCCGAGCGCGGCGTCGAACGGCAACACCGTGACGGCGTCGGCGCCGCCGACCCCGGCGGCCAGCGCGGCCACCGTGGTGCGGAGCATGTTCACCCACGGGTCGCGCTCGGTCATCATCACGGTGGAGGTGACGGCGTGTTGGCGCTGCGGGGCGGCAGCGGCGCCGCTCACCTCGGTGACGCGGGACCAGAGGCGGCGCGCGGCACGGAACTTGGCGATGGTGAGGAACTGGTCGGCGGTCGCCGCGTAGCGGAAGTCGAGCTGGCCGACGGCCGCGTCGACGCTCAGCCCCGCCTCGGTGAGCGCGCGCAGGTAGGCGACGCCGGTGGCGAGCGCGCAGCCGAGCTCCTCGGCGGCGGAGGCACCCGCGTCGTGGTAGGCGAGCGCGTCCACCGTGAGGGCGCGCACATCCGGGAACTCGCCCGCGCAGCGGGCGGCGAGCGCGGCCGCCTCGGCCAGCTGCCGGTCGGTGCCGGCCTCCTCGCCGGTGCGGGCGAACAGGCCCAACGGGTCGGCGCCCAGGTTGCCCTGAGCGGCCGCGGCGGGCACCTCGCGGTCGGCGTACACCTTGAACAGCTGCTCGGCAGCCGCCCCGAACTCCGGCCCGGCGTCCAGCACCACGGGCGCCAGGTCGAGGTAGACCCCGTCCAGCACGGCCGGCAGCTCGGCGACCGGCAGACCGGCCGCGCCGACGGTCAGCCAGACCGAGGACACCCCGTTCTCCAGGTCGGCGAGCACCGCCTCGTTCGCCCGGCGCGGGTCCGGGTGGCCGTGCAGTTGCCGCACGTCCCACCCGCCCGGCGCGGCGCCCTCGGCGCGACCGCCGCGGGTGTACGGCGCGAAGCCCGGATAGCCGGGCTCCACCGCCGTGTCCTCGGCGGTGTAGAGGGGACGGACGCGCAGCCCGTCCCCCACCTCCGTGGCGAGCGCATCCTCGGCGGATGCGCCGTCGGCG
Protein-coding regions in this window:
- the scpA gene encoding methylmalonyl-CoA mutase, encoding MIPDFTQIDLDAADAGSGTDAAQWRAAFEQATGKPLDEQLWDTPEGIGVKPLYTAADLADVDFLGTYPGIAPYLRGPYPTMYVNQPWTVRQYAGFSTAEESNAFYRRNLAAGQKGLSVAFDLPTHRGYDSDHPRVTGDVGMAGVAIDSIYDMRQLFDGIPLDKMSVSMTMNGAVLPVLALYIVAAEEQGVPAEKLAGTIQNDILKEFMVRNTYIYPPQPSMRIISDIFAYTSQKMPRYNSISISGYHIQEAGATADLELAYTLADGVEYLRAGIAAGMDVDAFAPRLSFFWAIGMNFFMEVAKLRAARLLWAKLVGQFDPKNPKSLSLRTHSQTSGWSLTAQDVFNNVTRTCVEAMAATQGHTQSLHTNALDEALALPTDFSARIARNTQLLLQQESGTTRVIDPWGGSAYVEKLTHDLAERAWQHIQEVEAAGGMAKAIDAGIPKLRVEEAAARTQARIDSGRQPVIGVNKYQVASDEQIDVLKVDNSAVRTQQIEKLRRLRAERDEAACQAALAALTASAERGPVNGGGLEGNLLALAVDAARAKATVGEISDALEKVYGRHSGQIRTITGVYREEAGASTAVQQTRDLVEAFEEAEGRRPRILVAKMGQDGHDRGQKVIASAFADLGFTVDVGPLFQTPAEVARQAVEADVHIVGVSSLAAGHLTLVPALKAELAAAGRDDITIVVGGVIPPQDFDALYEAGAAAVFPPGTVIPEAAQDLLRSLAAELGHEL
- a CDS encoding methylmalonyl-CoA mutase subunit beta — encoded protein: MTVPPERLPLAAEFPAAGREQWQTLVEGVLRKSGATFADGASAEDALATEVGDGLRVRPLYTAEDTAVEPGYPGFAPYTRGGRAEGAAPGGWDVRQLHGHPDPRRANEAVLADLENGVSSVWLTVGAAGLPVAELPAVLDGVYLDLAPVVLDAGPEFGAAAEQLFKVYADREVPAAAAQGNLGADPLGLFARTGEEAGTDRQLAEAAALAARCAGEFPDVRALTVDALAYHDAGASAAEELGCALATGVAYLRALTEAGLSVDAAVGQLDFRYAATADQFLTIAKFRAARRLWSRVTEVSGAAAAPQRQHAVTSTVMMTERDPWVNMLRTTVAALAAGVGGADAVTVLPFDAALGLPDAFSRRIARNTQAVLLEESNLARVIDPAGGSWYVEQLTEELARAAWAWFQEIERAGGQRQALAAGLVGERIAATWAKRSTALARRREPITGVSEFPNLAEQPVVREAAPAPLGGGLPRVRRAEAFEALRSRSDAVLAGTGARPRLFLASIGPAAVHSGRSAFAANLFQAGGIETVPAAVTEPQALAAEFAASGAAVACICSSDQLYAEHAEALATALKGAGARLVLLAGKPGEQREAYQRAGVDEFVHLGSDAVAVLGTVFDRIVDQDGAAR